One segment of Pan paniscus chromosome 20, NHGRI_mPanPan1-v2.0_pri, whole genome shotgun sequence DNA contains the following:
- the SRRM5 gene encoding serine/arginine repetitive matrix protein 5, which translates to MSTVTSRTTSPFAPTMSSPKRSSKPSMSLAPSGSSMPTADPKPPASLKSTKSATPNRSLVPTKPATSRNSVMSPSSSKSTKSTSTKRAPSNRPSSRSRVRSKARTPSRVSTDTRTSKASKASDVRCHQRRGTHSRGRTPGRRGSPSSKRSPSRASTPGRIRTHGARPGMASRVRTPTSQQKGSRGKSYGRPRTSNRERSDSQPRNLSKKSYRPPGGSGIGRSSELAVTPSRAKCQTPTGIPSKEKSDNPSPSSSRKVKSYGQMIIPSREKSYSPTEMSSRVKSYNQDSTHSRPQSHSQSRSPRRSRSGSQKRTHSRVRSHSWKRNHSRARSRTRKGILSQMGRHSQSRSHSKGKSQNQSRTPRRGRSHNWSRNPSKERSHSHSRSSSKERDHRGSSSPRKESGRSQSGSPNKQRDHSRSRSPNKARDRSRSRSPYKARDRSRSRSPNKARDRSRSRSPYKARDRSRSRSPNKARDRSRSRSPNKARDRSRSRSPSKERDHSQLGSPSKERDHRRSRSPSKEKDHSRLGSPNKERDRSQSRSPSEEREHRQSRSPSKDRDRRRWRSPSKERERRQSRSSSEERDHSRSRSPNKQSGYSRPRASSKEKAHSRSRTPSKEGNHSQSRTSSKESDPSQSTVPRSPDWKRSPTRTSSLSQNRTPSKTSSHSPSTFPSGGQTLSQDDCQANATTSKATLPGERSSSSSSKLA; encoded by the coding sequence ATGTCTACTGTGACTTCCAGGACCACAAGCCCTTTTGCGCCCACCATGTCTTCACCTAAGAGATCTTCAAAGCCCAGTATGTCCCTGGCACCCAGTGGATCCTCCATGCCCACTGCGGATCCCAAGCCTCCTGCCTCCTTGAAGTCCACCAAATCAGCAACACCCAACAGATCCTTAGTGCCCACCAAACCAGCGACATCCCGCAACTCAGTCATGAGCCCAAGCAGTTCCAAGTCCACCAAATCGACCAGTACAAAAAGAGCCCCTTCTAACCGGCCCAGCAGCAGGTCCCGAGTCCGCAGCAAAGCAAGAACACCCAGCAGGGTGAGCACCGACACCAGGACCAGCAAAGCCAGCAAGGCCAGCGACGTGAGATGCCACCAGCGGAGGGGCACACACAGCCGGGGTAGGACAcctggcagaaggggaagccCCAGCTCCAAGAGGTCACCCAGCAGGGCCAGCACTCCTGGCAGGATAAGAACTCATGGTGCCAGACCAGGCATGGCCAGCAGGGTGAGAACTCCCACTTCACAGCAAAAAGGGAGCCGGGGAAAGAGTTACGGCCGGCCTAGAACCAGCAACAGGGAAAGGAGTGACAGCCAGCCTAGAAATCTGAGCAAGAAGAGTTACCGCCCACCAGGAGGCTCAGGTATAGGGAGGAGTTCCGAGCTGGCTGTAACTCCCAGTAGAGCCAAGTGTCAAACCCCAACTGGAATTCCCTCCAAGGAGAAGAGTGACAACCCATCTCCATCCTCATCAAGGAAGGTGAAGAGCTACGGTCAGATGATCATCCCCAGTAGGGAAAAGAGTTACAGCCCCACTGAAATGTCCAGCAGGGTCAAGAGTTATAACCAGGACAGCACCCACAGCAGGCCGCAAAGTCACAGCCAATCTAGAAGCCCCAGAAGGTCAAGAAGTGGCAGTCAGAAGAGGACGCACAGCAGGGTGAGAAGTCACAGTTGGAAGAGAAACCATAGCAGGGCAAGAAGTCGCACCCGGAAGGGAATTCTGAGCCAGATGGGAAGACACAGCCAGTCTAGAAGCCACAGCAAGGGGAAAAGTCAAAACCAATCTAGAACCCCCAGAAGAGGAAGAAGTCACAACTGGTCTAGAAACCCCAGCAAGGAAAGAAGTCATAGCCATTCCAGAAGCTCCAGCAAAGAGAGAGATCACAGAGGATCTAGCAGCCCCAGGAAGGAGAGTGGTCGCAGTCAATCAGGAAGCCCCAACAAGCAGAGAGATCACAGCCGATCTAGAAGTCCCAACAAGGCGAGAGATCGCAGCCGATCTAGAAGTCCCTACAAGGCGAGAGATCGCAGCCGATCTAGAAGTCCCAACAAGGCGAGAGATCGCAGCCGATCTAGAAGTCCCTACAAGGCGAGAGATCGCAGCCGATCTAGAAGTCCCAACAAGGCGAGAGATCGCAGCCGATCTAGAAGTCCCAATAAGGCGAGAGATCGCAGCCGATCTAGAAGCCCCAGCAAGGAAAGAGATCACAGCCAACTTGGAAGCCCCAGCAAAGAGAGAGATCACAGACGATCTAGAAGCCCCAGCAAGGAGAAAGATCACAGCCGACTTGGAAGCCCCAACAAGGAGAGAGATCGCAGCCAATCTAGAAGCCCCAGCGAGGAGAGAGAGCACAGACAATCCAGAAGCCCCAGCAAAGACAGAGATCGCAGACGATGGAGAAGCCCCAGCAAGGAGAGAGAGCGCAGACAATCTAGAAGCTCCAGCGAGGAGAGAGATCACAGCCGATCTAGAAGCCCCAATAAGCAGAGTGGTTACAGTCGACCTAGAGCCTCCAGCAAGGAGAAAGCTCATAGCCGATCTAGAACCCCCAGCAAGGAAGGAAATCATAGCCAATCTAGAACCTCTAGCAAGGAGAGCGACCCCAGTCAATCTACAGTCCCCAGAAGTCCCGACTGGAAGAGATCCCCTACTAGGACAAGCAGTCTCAGTCAGAATAGAACCCCTAGCAAGACaagcagccactccccatcaaCATTTCCCAGTGGAGGCCAAACCCTAAGCCAGGATGACTGTCAAGCCAACGCCACCACCTCTAAGGCCACCTTACCTGGGGAAAGGTCTTCATCGTCTTCTTCCAAGCTGGCGTAG
- the ZNF428 gene encoding zinc finger protein 428: MTETREPAETGGYASLEEDDEDLSPGPEHSSDSEYTLSEPDSEEEEDEEEEEEETTDDPEYDPGYKVKQRLGGGRGGPSRRAPRAAQPPGPPAQPCQLCGRSPLGEAPPGTPPCRLCCPATAPQEAPAPEGRALGEEEEEPPRAGEGRPAGREEEEEEEEEGTYHCTECEDSFDNLGELHGHFMLHARGEV; this comes from the exons ATGACAGAGACCCGTGAGCCAGCTGAGACTGGGGGCTACGCCAGCTTGGAAGAAGACGATGAAGACCTTTCCCCAG GCCCCGAGCATTCCTCTGATTCAGAATACACTCTCTCAGAGCCGGACTCCgaagaggaagaagatgaggaggaggaggaagaggagaccaCTGACGATCCCGAATATGATCCTGGCTACAAGGTGAAGCAGCGCCTTGGCGGGGGCCGTGGTGGCCCATCCCGCCGGGCCCCCCGTGCAGCCCAGCCCCCGGGCCCCCCGGCCCAGCCTTGCCAGCTCTGTGGCCGCTCACCCCTTGGGGAGGCCCCACCGGGAACCCCACCCTGCCGGCTCTGCTGCCCTGCTACAGCCCCCCAGGAAGCACCAGCCCCTGAAGGCAGGGCCCtcggggaggaagaggaggaaccaCCTCGGGCTGGGGAGGGCCGACCAGCTgggcgggaggaggaggaggaagaggaggaggagggaacctACCACTGTACGGAATGTGAGGATTCCTTCGACAACCTGGGGGAGCTGCACGGGCACTTCATGCTGCATGCCCGGGGTGAGGTGTAG